A region from the Corylus avellana chromosome ca7, CavTom2PMs-1.0 genome encodes:
- the LOC132186789 gene encoding tubby-like F-box protein 5 has product MSLKSIVRELREMKDGMGSMSRRGGERKYWHRKSRSHIAPDQTPLPLLEPIQQGRWSNLPPELLLDIIRRVEESETSWPARKAVVYCASVCRSWRVITREIVKTPEECGRLTFPISLKQPGPRESPIQCFIRRDRASSTYFLFCGLVPSEDESEKLLLAAKKIRRATSTDFVISLVGDDFSRASSAYVGKLRSNFLGTKFTIYDSQPPCEATVQLNSRSSRRFHSKQVSPRVPACNYSVGTVSYELNVLRTRGPRRMNCAMHTILMSSIEEGGTAPTPTSFPHSFDEQLFSSPLPVPKGKDSIIDFSSTSLSEPPVVSVRGSGEPLVLKNKAPRWHEQLQCWCLNFRGRVTVASVKNFQLVAAVGPSHNVSAAEQEKVILQFGKIGKDIFTMDYRYPLSAFQAFAICLSSFDTKPACE; this is encoded by the exons ATGTCCCTTAAAAGCATTGTTCGCGAGCTGCGGGAGATGAAGGATGGAATGGGGAGCATGTCAAGGCGAGGAGGGGAAAGAAAGTATTGGCATAGAAAGTCAAGGTCGCATATTGCTCCCGATCAAACGCCACTACCCTTATTGGAACCAATTCAGCAGGGCCGGTGGTCCAATTTACCACCTGAATTGCTCTTGGACATAATCCGGAGGGTAGAAGAGAGTGAGACCTCGTGGCCTGCTCGGAAAGCTGTTGTCTATTGTGCTTCAGTTTGTAGGTCATGGAGGGTAATCACTAGGGAGATTGTCAAAACTCCTGAGGAATGTGGAAGGCTCACGTTTCCTATCTCACTGAAGCAG CCCGGCCCTCGAGAGTCCCCAATACAGTGCTTTATCAGAAGGGACAGAGCCAGTTCTACATATTTTCTGTTCTGTGGTCTGGTGCCTT CCGAAGATGAGAGTGAAAAATTGTTGTTAGCAGCCAAAAAGATCAGAAGGGCAACAAGCACAGACTTTGTTATATCTTTGGTTGGGGATGATTTTTCTCGGGCCAGCAGTGCATATGTTGGTAAATTGAG GTCTAATTTTTTGGGTACGAAGTTCACCATATATGATAGCCAACCTCCATGTGAAGCCACCGTTCAACTAAATAGTCGGTCCAGTCGAAGATTTCATTCTAAGCAGGTATCTCCGAGAGTACCAGCATGTAACTATAGCGTAGGGACCGTCTCCTACGAGCTCAATGTGCTTCGCACCAGAGGACCGAGGAGAATGAATTGCGCCATGCACACCATACTCATGTCTTCTATTGAGGAGGGTGGAACTGCTCCAACACCAACATCATTCCCACACTCTTTTGATGAGCAGTTGTTCTCTTCTCCCTTACCAGTTCCGAAAGGAAAGGATTCAATCATAGATTTCAGCTCCACAAGCCTCTCAGAGCCACCAGTGGTGTCAGTCCGGGGCTCGGGAGAGCCACTTGTTCTTAAAAATAAGGCTCCTAGATGGCATGAGCAGCTGCAGTGCTGGTGCTTAAATTTCAGAGGACGGGTTACAGTTGCTTCTGTTAAGAATTTCCAGCTTGTGGCAGCTGTTGGTCCATCCCATAATGTTTCAGCTGCAGAGCAAGAAAAGGTGATCTTACAGTTCGGGAAAATTGGAAAAGACATCTTCACCATGGATTATCGCTACCCACTCTCTGCCTTCCAAGCCTTTGCTATCTGCCTGAGCAGCTTTGATACTAAACCTGCCTGTGAATGA
- the LOC132187056 gene encoding anaphase-promoting complex subunit 10: MATESSEGEEEGKITSGNHVLIVEDDLRELGKKAAWSVSSCKPGNGVGSLRDDNLETYWQSDGAQPHLVNIQFQKKVKLQLVVLYVDFKLDESYTPSKISIRSGDGFHNLKEIKTMELIKPSGWVYVSLSGNDPRETFVNTFMLQIAVLSNHLNGRDTHVRQIKLYGPRPNPIPHQPFHFTSREFITYSCVR; the protein is encoded by the exons ATGGCAACGGAGTCATCCgagggagaagaagaagggaaGATCACCAGTGGGAATCATGTGCTGATAGTGGAAGATGACCTTCGAGAACTGGGAAAGAAGGCCGCTTGGAGTGTCAGCTCTTGCAAGCCTGGCAATGGTGTCGGTTCTCTCCGCGACGACAACCTTGAAACCTATTGGCA ATCAGATGGTGCGCAGCCTCATTTGGTTAATATTCAGTTCCAAAAGAAAGTTAAGCTTCAA ttaGTCGTTCTTTATGTGGATTTCAAGCTTGATGAGAGCTACACGCCGAGTAAGATCTCCATTCGCTCCGGTGATGGGTTCCACAACTTGAAA GAGATAAAAACTATGGAACTTATCAAGCCTAGCGGTTGGGTTTATGTATCCTTGTCTGGAAATGATCCTAG GGAAACTTTTGTCAACACTTTTATGTTGCAAATTGCTGTGTTGTCAAACCATCTCAACGGGAGGGATACTCATGTGCGCCAGATCAAACTTTATGGGCCTCGACC GAACCCTATTCCGCATCAACCATTTCACTTTACTTCACGGGAGTTCATCACCTACTCTTGCGTGAGATGA
- the LOC132187054 gene encoding transcription factor HBI1-like: MLNCLLNSPENVVGNGTEVSLLERQRARLEWLDKLQQPQQHYVTNVSNNSIESHVNPRHRSLISDNLLHGEPEHQDDPSAKADVQILGDDSFPGIANFGKELGFVSPECRSSALTFHQEQSLLRTCSRLPVAVVEEMEYVFDKDRLNKRKAEFVVAVECKDKRIKGDAEGVESAASEKSCGETSQENSMALVVQKPDYIHVRARRGQATDSHSLAERARREKINNKMKYLQDMVPGCSRILGRAGMLDEIINYVQSLHRQVEFLSMKLAALNPQLEINTDNFEKEFPAYITSFPTATRPSAVANLPSLQLNPVQQGNTSCELDVLISSSATLPELYPDSSSFSKVQSFPTWESGLPRPYNVGFH; the protein is encoded by the exons AtgttaaattgtttgttaaactcGCCGGAAAACGTTGTCGGGAACGGTACGGAAGTGAGTTTGCTGGAGAGACAGCGAGCAAGGTTGGAATGGCTAGACAAGCTTCAGCAGCCTCAACAACACTATGTTACCAACGTCTCAAACAATTCCATTGAATCCCACGTAAACCCTCGGCATCGGAGTCTGATCAGTGACAACTTGTTGCATGGGGAGCCGGAGCACCAAGACGATCCGTCAGCTAAGGCTGATGTGCAAATTTTGGGTGATGATAGTTTTCCCGGTATTGCAAATTTTGGAAAAGAGTTGGGTTTTGTGTCGCCGGAGTGTAGGAGTAGCGCTTTAACTTTTCATCAGGAGCAGTCTCTTCTGAGGACTTGTAGTCGCCTGCCGGTGGCGGTGGTGGAGGAGATGGAATATGTTTTTGACAAAGACAGGTTGAATAAGAGAAAAGCAGAG TTTGTTGTAGCAGTGGAATGTAAAGACAAGAGGATCAAAGGAGATGCAGAAGGAGTTGAATCTGCAGCCAGTGAGAAAAGCTGTGGAGAAACTTCACAGGAGAATTCCATGGCTCTAGTGGTTCAGAAGCCCGACTACATTCATGTGCGGGCTCGACGAGGACAGGCCACTGACAGCCATAGTTTAGCAGAAAGG GCAAGAAGGGAAAAGATCAACAATAAGATGAAATATTTGCAAGATATGGTTCCTGGTTGCAGCAGAATCCTGGGCAGGGCTGGTATGCTCGATGAAATCATCAACTATGTTCAATCTCTCCATAGACAAGTCGAG TTCTTGTCAATGAAGCTTGCTGCTTTAAATCCGCAGCTAGAGATCAACACAGATAACTTTGAGAAAGAG TTTCCTGCTTACATCACCAGTTTTCCAACAGCCACTAGGCCATCAGCAGTCGCCAATTTGCCTTCCCTTCAGCTTAATCCAGTTCAACAAGGAAACACAAGCTGTGAACTAGATGTGCTGATAAGCTCTTCTGCAACTCTCCCAGAACTATATCCAGATTCATCCTCCTTCTCT AAAGTTCAATCCTTTCCAACCTGGGAAAGTGGTTTGCCAAGGCCTTATAATGTGGGGTTTCATTGA